The genomic window TTCCTCCGTTACCTGTAATCCTTTACAGCCAATAAATTGCTTTTCTGCTAAGAACACTTGAATATGCCCCTGAAGTCGTCTGAGTTCATTGGGAGAAAGACAAGGATAAATGGGAAGATTATTCTCAATAATGGCATTCCAAAGTGGGGGAAAAGGGCGATGTTTCAGACGGTTTCTTCGCCTTTTTATGAGAACGGGATTGACTAAAATCCCAGTGATAATTAGCCCAATGATCAGAAAGACAACTATTGTTTTAATCATTGACTTTTGAGTAATTTAAATACTTCAGTTGCTGGTAATACCAATTCGCTATGAAGATGCACTTAATTATTAAACGAACCGCCCTTCGGGTTCACCAGTCGCCTACGGCGCTGGTTCACCAAGTACGCCAAGTACGCCAAGAGAGAAGGAGTAATTATTAAGTGTAAGCTCACAGAGAATTAGTATAAGCAGAAAAATTAGATAAAATAATTGTTCTTATTGTGGCTCGCTAACTAAATTAAAATCGGGTAGTTCTCTAATTTTGCCCTTGCTAGCACTCTAACTATCACCATCATTTTTAAATCCTTAGTAGATACGAGCAGAATTTAGAAAAATTATATTTACTGGTACATATCACCGCTATTGGATCAGAATTATGCAAGATTGAACCTTGGTGGAAAGGGTTTTTTGAAGCCCTTGCTCTACTTTACCAATCAGTTTGTCAAAAGCCTCTTGATCCGTTGTGAGTTGTTCTTGAATAACTTTCTCTAACTCAGGCTTTATTTGCTCACATATATCCTCGATTTTTCTGTCGCCCAAAAAACTAGAACGAATCCAACCAGGTACATCCACATTTGTCTTGATTACTTCTTGAACAGTCTTGCGATTTAGCTCCATTCCTGCTGCCATAAGCGAAGCCCCATATACTAGTGCAATAGGCCAGGTTAAATGTCCAGTTAGTATTAGAGTGATGATGCTAGCCACAGCGCCTCCACCAATTATTACATTGACAATAAACGCTACTGTCTCAGCAATGATCGCATCTCCAATTCGTAGCTCTGGGTTAACAAAATTTGGGTCAATGCTATCCTCGAATCTCAAGCTACTTCTAGGTATCTGAAACTTTCGACAAATTGGATCAGTTTGTGCAGCTAAATCAGGTTGGATTTTCTTATTAAACCAAGAAGTGCATTGATTATTAATTATCTGCCCAGCGAGATCACTTTTGAGCCACTGTTCTGCCCGACTGATCAAAGATGTTTCCAAATCTGCTAAAGTCCGTATTTTGTTTTTTTGCCAATCTTTTAAACCAGGTTTAACTGCGTTGACAATCAAGCCATCTGTCAAAGGCTTAGTTAGTGATTCGATTAACTCCGGGATATGTCTCTCAATCAAACCTTTAAGCTGATTTGAGGTAAATAGTTTGTTGACTTCTTGTTTAAAAGCAGCAGCACGCAAATCCCATCGTCCTACTCGTGCTAAACCCATTGCAATGCACCGTTCCGGCTCCGGATCAGGGCGAAGCAGCGTTTCTGGTTCAGGAAACATTTCCTGACAAAGAAAGTGCGTAAACTTCATGCGAGATGCACCGCCAGTCATCAGCACAAGTTTTGGCACAATTCCAAGTTCGTCCAGCTTTTCTTTGGCCTCGGTTAAAGAGTCACGAAACGATCGCATCCAACTATGAAGCTCCAGTTCAGGTAAGGGTTGGTTTAAGATTTCCTCCATCATCAATTTATTTACTTGGGGAATAAAATAAATCTGTTCGTTGATAGACTCGAAGCCACGCGCAAAGGATTCAGGATCGCTGTATAGTTGTTCATTAGAAAAGTAATCTTCTTTAGCTTTGCGGCAAGCAAGTTCACAACGAGCTTGGTGATGCGGATATTCTTGAAATACTTTTTCGAGTAATGCTTTTTGCTCGTGGTTGGCGAGAGTCCGGGCAAAAATAGCTTTGTCAATTAAAGATGCTCCTAAAGTATTACTCCCGAAATCTATGGGGATCTCTTCTAAGCTCTTAACCAGAGTAAAATCTGTGGTTGAAGAACCAATATCGACAATTAGCACCGATGCAACAAGTTTGTCATACTCCAGCTTCCCGGCTTCCTTGGCTTGCATGAAAGCAGCCCGCGATTCAGGTACAACATTTAGTTGGGGAATGCCAGCTTCTTGAAGTAGCTTTTGGTATTCTGAGCGATCGCTAACTGACCATCCTGAAGGGCAACCAATGTAAAAATAGCTACCTTCCCCACCTTCAACTTGTTTGCTTTCTTTCAAAAGGCGGTAGTAGGTTGCCACAAAAGTGCTAATTGTTTCCCGATATTTGGGATCGTTGTTGGGTTTTTGCTTAAAAGAGATTGTCAGTTGGGTAACGCCAGCTTGAATTAATGCTTGTTCGCCGACAAGATAACCGAGTTTAGGATGCCAACCAAGAGCTGTAACTTGGTTCTTCTTATTATTAATCTCCAGCATCTGGGGGGGTTCGATGCTTTCCACTATCGCTTTAGCTACAGCCGTTTCACCGTGTCCCAAATCAAAACCGATTGTTTCTAAAATTTCCATACCCTTATTGTCTATTATTCTCTAGAAGAAGAATACACTGGCTCAATTACCCGGCCGCGCCTCAGAAGGCGATCGCCTTTCAACAAAGCAGGAGTTAGAGTTACGTGATCTTTAGTATCAGGGTCAATACTTGGCTCAAAGTCAAAATACTCGCGATCGCTATGAGGGTCATTTTGTCGGTAAATTTGAGCGTTAATTCCCTGAGACATTAAAATCTGTGGCAGAAGCTTCGCCAGTTCATGAGCCATTTGGGGTTTATCAAGTTTTGATGCGCCCATTAGCCTTTGCAGAAAGTTCAATAGTTCTGGCAGTTCTTCTATTGCTAGATCGCCTTCATGTTTATTCGATTCTTCTACTCTAGCCACTGCTAGGTCGATCGTGTTGAGAGCATCGCTAAGGTGATCTAGAAATACTTTGCTATCAACCCGGAGAATAGGTTGAGGTAATTCCAATAGCTCTTGAGACATAGAATGCTGGTTGTTTAAGTCAAGTTGAAGCACAACTTCTAGTCCTAAAAGTAGAGAGGTTAGTAAGATAGCCATCCATGCACCTGGGGTAGTTTTAGTTAAAGAGAACAACGAACCCAAGATGCCTATACAAATTAGTCCCTGTAGCAGTTTCAGGATAAATCTGTTGGCAAAAAACTTTGTACCTGGGTTAGTAATTTGCCTTTGTTCTATTGGAGCAAGTTGAGAATAGTTGGCAGCAGCGAGAGTGGCGATCGACTGCCGCAGCGTATCCAGAAAAAAGGAAGCCAGACGAACTTGAGCCAGATTAAGCTTTTCAATGTAAATTCTTTCGAGATGATCGAGTCGGTTCTGAACTAATTTAACTATCTGCTCAATGTTGGTTGTGTTATCAATCTCTGTCTGGAGTTGGTTGCGTTCTTCGTTAAAAAGTGAAGTTATTGTTTTCATTGCGTTGACTAAGACTTTAACGTTACTAATAAGGGTGAAATGAGCAGTTATTTGTTCATTTCACACTGTAAACAGATGATCACCGAATAATTTATAGTTCATAATTGATGATTCATAATTATGTTACATCGAGGATTTAACCCCAACTAAAATAGGACTGCTTGTAGAAGCACCGCGTACAAACCCTTTTTAATTATGAATTATGAATTATGAATTAATAATTATGAATTAGGTTGATTGCAAATTACTACCCTCAAAAAGGAGAAACAGAATGTTTATCTGCGTCATTGCAGACTACGGTACAGGAGATCCCGCATTTACAGAAGTCACACAACGTCTGCTGATGGCTTTTCCCCATGCCCAAATTCATTTGCTTTCGGTTCCGGCATTCAGTACCTTGGCAACGGGATTCTGGATTGCTCAACTGGGACTCAACCCAGGCCCTAGCGATCGCCTAATTTATCACAACTGTGCGCCTCGTCAAGATGATCCCGAAGCCCGGCGGGACAATGAAGGTGAAGGACTAACTTATGCGCTTTTATCCAATGGTGTAAAAGTAGTGGGTGTGAATGCAGGTTACACCCTCTCCTTTATCAAAGAGCATACAAAGGAGTTGCGAGTGGTC from Nostoc sp. UHCC 0926 includes these protein-coding regions:
- a CDS encoding Hsp70 family protein, which translates into the protein MEILETIGFDLGHGETAVAKAIVESIEPPQMLEINNKKNQVTALGWHPKLGYLVGEQALIQAGVTQLTISFKQKPNNDPKYRETISTFVATYYRLLKESKQVEGGEGSYFYIGCPSGWSVSDRSEYQKLLQEAGIPQLNVVPESRAAFMQAKEAGKLEYDKLVASVLIVDIGSSTTDFTLVKSLEEIPIDFGSNTLGASLIDKAIFARTLANHEQKALLEKVFQEYPHHQARCELACRKAKEDYFSNEQLYSDPESFARGFESINEQIYFIPQVNKLMMEEILNQPLPELELHSWMRSFRDSLTEAKEKLDELGIVPKLVLMTGGASRMKFTHFLCQEMFPEPETLLRPDPEPERCIAMGLARVGRWDLRAAAFKQEVNKLFTSNQLKGLIERHIPELIESLTKPLTDGLIVNAVKPGLKDWQKNKIRTLADLETSLISRAEQWLKSDLAGQIINNQCTSWFNKKIQPDLAAQTDPICRKFQIPRSSLRFEDSIDPNFVNPELRIGDAIIAETVAFIVNVIIGGGAVASIITLILTGHLTWPIALVYGASLMAAGMELNRKTVQEVIKTNVDVPGWIRSSFLGDRKIEDICEQIKPELEKVIQEQLTTDQEAFDKLIGKVEQGLQKTLSTKVQSCIILIQ